From the genome of Macrobrachium nipponense isolate FS-2020 chromosome 43, ASM1510439v2, whole genome shotgun sequence, one region includes:
- the LOC135213947 gene encoding glutamate receptor-like: MTSYGGILTAMLTVPTFRIPIDSVEDMVRQTKIPWRLEVGSFMYQLFRDSENEIYKKAYLGSGAMQGGCWTNKDEIRNGDYVAVCIKIMALSAMAWDFGETGKCHMYLAKQPVYQMNLGVMIMQKNFIYREHFDDIILRLQEAGIFSKWLVDEIRNVSQCLLPPGSDMGEALPPALPLDSLYGTFLLLLGGLVISGVAFVLELLSERFSLSCKESGDQFGH; encoded by the exons ATGACCTCGTATGGGGGCATCCTGACGGCAATGCTGACGGTGCCCACTTTCAGGATACCCATCGACTCAGTCGAGGATATGGTGCGGCAGACAAAAATACCCTGGAGGCTCGAAGTGGGCTCTTTCATGTACCAGTTGTTTAGA GACTCTGAAAACGAGATCTACAAGAAGGCCTACCTTGGAAGCGGAGCCATGCAAGGCGGATGCTGGACCAACAAAGATGAGATACGCAATGGTGACTACGTAGCCGTGTGTATCAAGATCATGGCTTTATCCGCCATGGCCTGGGATTTCGG AGAGACGGGCAAATGCCACATGTACCTGGCCAAGCAACCAGTCTACCAGATGAATTTAGGAGTGATGATCATGCAGAAGAACTTCATTTATAGGGAGCATTTTGATGATAT cattttgaggcttcaggaagccGGAATCTTCAGCAAATGGTTGGTGGACGAGATACGCAACGTCAGCCAATGCCTCCTGCCCCCCGGAAGCGACATGGGTGAAGCCCTACCCCCCGCCCTCCCTCTCGATTCCTTGTACGGGACTTTCTTGTTGCTCCTTGGGG GTCTGGTGATCTCAGGCGTGGCATTTGTCCTGGAACTATTGAGTGAGCGATTCAGTCTTTCATGCAAAGAATCTGGAGATCAGTTCGGCCATTAA
- the LOC135213627 gene encoding helix-loop-helix protein delilah-like — protein sequence MSDPKNTMDNAVTNLCDQNGEKYALRPRSNIKRQKQEQYQPDFIPKRPRRLKPKSTPLSKYRRKTANARERHRMKVINTAFESLRKVLPAGMDLCATSSTMTKITTLRLAVSYIRSLSNMLESDASGTDASKKPPDGVQFQAEQQERGPSSVDTSSTYTLPQTVAQVTNKNILRCPRPPTVQYGQPSGYYFSSSHSHMSNVSAKSYAFSPSSSSSVRGSLSSTSDLEELLSDDSEFLEDNFDVFHDIQNMASNDPFEVLLEAEKSCQGFANT from the coding sequence ATGTCTGACCCAAAAAACACAATGGATAATGCAGTGACCAATCTTTGCGACCAAAATGGCGAGAAATACGCGTTGCGACCAAGATCGAACATCAAGCGTCAGAAACAGGAGCAATACCAGCCTGACTTCATTCCCAAGAGACCCCGACGATTAAAACCCAAGTCAACGCCGTTATCGAAATATCGGAGAAAGACAGCAAATGCCAGGGAAAGGCACAGAATGAAAGTCATCAATACTGCATTCGAGTCCCTGAGAAAAGTCCTCCCAGCTGGTATGGACCTCTGTGCCACTTCCTCGACAATGACAAAGATCACGACGCTTCGCCTCGCCGTTAGTTACATCAGGAGTCTCTCGAACATGTTGGAGAGCGACGCCAGTGGAACAGATGCGAGCAAAAAACCTCCCGACGGGGTCCAATTCCAGGCGGAACAGCAGGAGAGAGGACCCTCTTCGGTTGacacttcttcgacttacactcTCCCCCAGACTGTAGCTCAAGTGACGAACAAGAACATTCTTCGATGTCCTAGACCACCGACAGTTCAGTATGGCCAGCCTTCAGGTTATTACTTCAGCTCCAGCCACTCTCACATGTCAAATGTTTCAGCCAAGAGCTATGCTTTctcgccttcctcctcctcctcggttcGAGGATCACTAAGCAGCACGAGCGACCTTGAGGAGCTTCTCTCAGACGACTCAGAGTTTCTGGAAGACAACTTCGACGTGTTCCACGACATCCAAAACATGGCCTCGAATGACCCATTTGAGGTCCTTCTGGAGGCCGAGAAAAGTTGCCAAGGATTTGCAAACACTTGA